The Streptomyces sp. NBC_01463 DNA window CACACCGGCGGACACATCCGCCAGTACTCCCTGTGCTCCGACCCCGACGACACCACCCGCTGGCGCATCGGCATCCTCCGCGAACCCGCCTCCCGCGGCGGCTCCGCCCACGTCCACACCCAGCTCCGCCCCGGCCAGACCCTCCATGTCCAGGGTCCCCGCAACCACTTCGAGCTCGACCCGGCGGGCGACGCCACCGGTTACCTCTTCATCGCCGGCGGCATCGGCATCACCCCGCTCCTCGCCATGGCCCGCGAGGCCGCCCGCACCGGCACCCCGTGGCGCCTCGTCCACGGCGGCCGCACCCGCACCTCCCTGGCCTTCGGCGCCGAACTCACCGCACTGGCCGGACTCCCGGGCGGCACAGTCGAATTCGTCCCGCAGGACGAACACGGCCACCTCGACCTCGACACCCTCCTCGGCGACCTCGCCCCCGGCACCCAGGTCTACTGCTGCGGACCCGAACCCCTCCTCGCCGCCGTCGAGGAACGCCACCCCGGCGCCCGCACCGAACGCTTCGCCGCACCCGCCGCCGCACCCCGCGACGGCGCGGACAGCGCCTTCGACCTCGTCTGCTCCCGCACCGGACGCACCGTCGAGGTCGCTCCCGGCACCTCCGCACTCGACGCACTGGAGAGCGCGGGCATCCCCGTCGCCTCCTCCTGCCGCGACGGCATCTGCGGCACCTGCGAGACCAAGGTCCTCGAAGGCACCCCCGACCACCGCGACTTCCTGCTCACCGACACCGAACGCGAAGCCGGCGCCTCGATGATGCTCTGCGTCTCCCGCGCCCGGACCCCCCGCCTCGTACTCGACCTCTGAACCCCTCCGAACGAACCCCTACCGAAGGGATGCGGACATGACCACCCCGACCACCCCGCAGTACCTCGACCCGAACCAGGCACGCACCACCGAGCCCACCCCGTACGAGAAGAAGCTCGCCGCGGTGATCGAAGAGGTCTTCGGCAGCGGAGCCCACGACCTGCCCGGCCTCGTCGCCGGACTCAACGCCCGCGACCTGCCCGCACCCGACGGCACCCCGTGGACCGAGGAAACCTTCCGCAACGAGATGCGACGACTGGGAGCGTGAGCCGATCATGACCACCGACACCACCACCGCGGACCCGGGCACCCCCACCCGCCCCTCCGAGGTCGCCCGCCCCGGCCGGCGCACCGCCGACAAGCTCTTCGCCACCGGCATCCGCAACCAGTGGTACGCCGTCTGCCCCTCCGGCTTCGTCCCCGCGGGCGGCATGAAGCGCCTCACCCTCCTCGGCGAGGAATGGGTCCTCTTCCGCCGTGCCGACGGCACCCTCCACATGCTGGAGGACCGCTGCCCCCACCGCGGCGCCCGCCTCTCCCTCGGCAAGCACCTCGGCGACCGCATCGCCTGCTGGTACCACGGCGTCCAGGTCGACGGCACCGGCACCGTCGCCGCCGTCCCCGGCCTGCCCGGCTGCAACCTCGAAGGCAAGCAGCTCGTCGCCGCCCCGCACGTCATCGAGACCGGCGGCGGCATCCTCGCCTACTTCGGCGACGAGGAGCACCCCGAACCGGCACCGCTCGTACTTCCCGAACCCCTCACCGACCCCGGCACCTCCGCGTTCCTCTGCTACGCCGAGTGGAACGTCAACTGGCGCTACGCGGTGGAGAACCTCCTCGACCCCATGCACGGATCGTTTCTCCACCGCGACTCGCACAGCATGGCCGAGGGCCAGACCACCGCACGCTTCCGCATCCGGGAGACCGAGCGCGGCTTCTTCTTCGAGAAGACCGACCAGACCGGCGTCAACTTCGACTGGGTCGAACTCTGCCGCACCGGCGTCGACTGGGTCGACCTCACCATCCCGTACCCGCCGACCGCCGGCCCCGGCGGACCCTTCGGCATCGTCGGCATGGCCACGCCCATCGACGAGAACCGCTGCGCCGTCTTCTTCTGGCGCTACCGCAAGGTCACGGACTGGCAGCGCGACACCTGGCGCTTCCTCTACAAGACGCTCCTGGAGGACCGCCACTGGGAGGTCCTCGAACAGGACCGCATCATGCTGGAGGACCTGCGCACGGACGCCGACCAGGCGGAGAACCTCTACCAGCACGACCTGGGCGTGGTCCGCGTCCGCCGCATGTACCGCACGGAGGCGGAAGCACAGGCAACGAAGGCCTGACCGCCTCGGGTCCTCAATCGCCGGCAGCACAGCCCGCCACCGGCACGCTCAAGCCGGACACCGGCAAAAATCAAGCCCGTCCGGCGATTGAGGACACGTGCACCCGGGGCAACAGTGCCCAAATCAAGCCCGTCCGGCGATTGAGGACACCCCCCGCACCGGGGCCCCGGTGCCCCCGCGGAGCGCCCCCGCCAAGCCCGCCCCCGCCAAACCGCTACGCCCCCGACTCCGCAGCCAGCACAGACCGCTCAAGCTTCTCCAGCAACCCCGCCAACTGCCCGCACTCCGCCGCGGTCAGCCCCGCCAGCATCCGCCGCTCGTTGTCCAGATGCTCCGAGAACAGTTCGTCGATCACCGACAGCCCCTCGTCCGTCAGCCGCGAGTGCACCACCCGGCGGTCCTCCGGATCCCGCTCCCGCCGGATCAGCCCGTCCTTCTCCAGACGGTCGATCCGCAACGTGACCCCCGCCGAGCTGATCAGCCCGGAATCGGCCAGCTCACCCGCCGTACGCCGGAACGGCGCCCCCGCCCTGCGCAGCGCCGTCAGCACATCGAACCCGGCCATCGACAGCCCCTTGCGCTCCACCGGCCGCGAGATCGCCGCGCTGTACCGCAGGAACGCCCGGTGCAGCCGGCCGAACACCTCCAGCGGAGCCGTGTCCAGCTCGGGCCGCTCCCGCCGCCAGTCCGCCACGATCGACGCCACCGCGTCCTCCCGCGGCGCGGACCCGGCCGGCCCCGCAGATGCCGCGGACCCCGCGGACGCCTGGTTCTTCGCCATCCCGGGCACTCCTCCGTACAGGTACACCGTCATCAAGAATCTTAGCCCTCAAAGGACGACGTCGGCCCCCGTCAGCCCAGCGAGAACCCGCCTGCACACCGCACCCCGCATACGGCAGCATGGCCCCCATGTCCGTACTGATGCGCGATGAAGCGCAGGCCCGAGCCCAGTTCCTCGACGTACAGCGGTACACGATCGACCTCGATCTGACCGCGGGGGAGGAAACCTTCGACTCCCGAACCGTCATCCGGTTCACCGCCCTGGCCGACGGTGACACCTTCGTCGAGATCAAGCCCGCCACCTTGCGCTCCATCAGCCTCGACGGACACGCACTGGACCCCGCGGACCTCGACGAGAACCGCTTCCCCCTCACCGCGCTCACCGCAGGCCCCCACGAACTGCACATCGACGCCGCCATGCGCTACTCCCGCACCGGCGAAGGCATGCACCGCTTCACCGACCCCACCGACGACGAGACCTACGTCTACACCCAGCTCTTCATGGACGACGTCCAGCGCGTCTTCGGCGCGTTCGACCAGCCCGACCTCAAGTCCGTCTTCGCCCTCACCGTCACCGCCCCCGAAGGCTGGACCGTCCTCGGCAACGGCATCGCCGAGCACACCGGCGAAGGCCGCTGGGCCCTCGCCCCCACCCCGCCGGTCTCCACCTATCTCGTCGCCGTCGCCGCCGGCCCCTGGCACTCCGTGACCACCGAACACGCCGGACTGCCCTTCGGCATCCACTGCCGCCGCTCCCTGGCCCCCCACCTCGACGACGACGCCGACGAGATCCTCGACATCACCCGCGCCTGCTTCGACCGGTTCCAGGAGAAGTTCGACGAGCCCTACCCGTTCGACTCCTACGACCAGGCCTTCGTCCCCGAGTTCAACGCGGGCGCCATGGAGAACCCCGGCCTCGTCACCTTCCGCGACGAGTTCGTCTACCGCTCGGCCGTGACCGACACCGAACGCCAGACCCGCGGCATGGTCATCGCCCACGAGATGGCCCACATGTGGTTCGGCGACCTCGTCACCCTCGCCTGGTGGGACGACATCTGGCTCAACGAGTCCTTCGCCGAGTACATGGGCTACCAGACCCTCGCCGAAGCCACACGCTTCACCGACACCTGGGTCGACTTCGGCGTCGCCCGCAAGGGCTGGGGATACGACGCCGACCAGCGCCCCTCCACCCACCCCGTGGCACCCGACCCCGCCGCCGTCCCCGACACCGCGTCCGCGATGCTCAACTTCGACGGCATCTCCTACGCCAAGGGCGCATCCGCCCTGCGCCAGCTCGTCGCCTGGCTCGGCGAGAAGGACTTCCTCGCGGGCATCAACACCCACTTCGCCCGCCACAGGTTCGCCAACGCCACCCTCGCGGACTTCATCGACAACCTCGCCTCCGCCACCGACCGCGACGTCCACGCCTGGGCCGACCAGTGGCTGCGCACCACCGGAGTCGACACCCTCACCCCGCACGTCGACGAGGCCGACACCACCTGGTCCCTCGCCGTCGACCACCACGGGACCCGCCCCCACCGCATCACCGTCGGCACCTACGACCACACCATCGACACCCAGTCCGGCCCCGACCGGCTCGTCCTGCGCGACCGCTTCGACATCGGCATCCCCCAGGAGAGCGCCACCGAGGAGAACGCCACCCAGGACGGCGCCGTCACCCGCCCCGGCCGCCGCCCCGCCCTCGTCGTCCTCAACGACAACGACCTCACCTACGCCAAGATCCGCCTCGACCCGGACTCCTGGCGCACCGTCCTGGACAGCCTCTCCGGCATCCCCGACGCCCTCACCAGGGCCGTCGTGTGGAACGCCGCCCGCGACATGGTCCGCGACGGCGAACTCGCCCCCGCCACCTACCTCGAAACGGCCCGCACCCACCTCCCGCACGAGACGGACCTGGCCCTCCTCCAGGGCGTACTCGCCTTCGCCGACACCCAGGTCGCCGCACGCTACGTCACCCCCGAGGACCGGCCCGCCGCCCTCGCCACCCTCACCGCCCTCACCCGCGACCTGATCCGCCGCACCGAGGACGGCAGCCACCCCGGACTCCGCCTCACCGCCGTCCGCCACTTCATCGCCGCCGCCACCCAGCCCGACACCATCCACGGCTGGCTCACCGACGGCACCGTCCCCGGCGGCCCCGAACTCGACCCCGAACTGCGCTGGCGCATCCTCACCCGCCTCGCCGTCCTCGGCGCCACCGACGAAACCGCCATCGCCGCCGCACTCGAAGCCGACCCCAGCGCCACCGGCCAGGAAGGCGCCGCCCGCTGCCGCGCCGCCCTGCCCACCCCCGAGGCCAAGGCCGCCGCCTGGAACGCCATGTTCGGCGACGACACCCTGTCCAACTACCTGTTCACCGCCACCG harbors:
- a CDS encoding PDR/VanB family oxidoreductase, with amino-acid sequence MTPAEEPRLDLLVHRMTWEADGVLSIELVHPAGDPLPAWRPGAHIDVHTGGHIRQYSLCSDPDDTTRWRIGILREPASRGGSAHVHTQLRPGQTLHVQGPRNHFELDPAGDATGYLFIAGGIGITPLLAMAREAARTGTPWRLVHGGRTRTSLAFGAELTALAGLPGGTVEFVPQDEHGHLDLDTLLGDLAPGTQVYCCGPEPLLAAVEERHPGARTERFAAPAAAPRDGADSAFDLVCSRTGRTVEVAPGTSALDALESAGIPVASSCRDGICGTCETKVLEGTPDHRDFLLTDTEREAGASMMLCVSRARTPRLVLDL
- a CDS encoding aromatic ring-hydroxylating dioxygenase subunit alpha, which codes for MTTDTTTADPGTPTRPSEVARPGRRTADKLFATGIRNQWYAVCPSGFVPAGGMKRLTLLGEEWVLFRRADGTLHMLEDRCPHRGARLSLGKHLGDRIACWYHGVQVDGTGTVAAVPGLPGCNLEGKQLVAAPHVIETGGGILAYFGDEEHPEPAPLVLPEPLTDPGTSAFLCYAEWNVNWRYAVENLLDPMHGSFLHRDSHSMAEGQTTARFRIRETERGFFFEKTDQTGVNFDWVELCRTGVDWVDLTIPYPPTAGPGGPFGIVGMATPIDENRCAVFFWRYRKVTDWQRDTWRFLYKTLLEDRHWEVLEQDRIMLEDLRTDADQAENLYQHDLGVVRVRRMYRTEAEAQATKA
- a CDS encoding MarR family transcriptional regulator, which translates into the protein MAKNQASAGSAASAGPAGSAPREDAVASIVADWRRERPELDTAPLEVFGRLHRAFLRYSAAISRPVERKGLSMAGFDVLTALRRAGAPFRRTAGELADSGLISSAGVTLRIDRLEKDGLIRRERDPEDRRVVHSRLTDEGLSVIDELFSEHLDNERRMLAGLTAAECGQLAGLLEKLERSVLAAESGA
- the pepN gene encoding aminopeptidase N, yielding MSVLMRDEAQARAQFLDVQRYTIDLDLTAGEETFDSRTVIRFTALADGDTFVEIKPATLRSISLDGHALDPADLDENRFPLTALTAGPHELHIDAAMRYSRTGEGMHRFTDPTDDETYVYTQLFMDDVQRVFGAFDQPDLKSVFALTVTAPEGWTVLGNGIAEHTGEGRWALAPTPPVSTYLVAVAAGPWHSVTTEHAGLPFGIHCRRSLAPHLDDDADEILDITRACFDRFQEKFDEPYPFDSYDQAFVPEFNAGAMENPGLVTFRDEFVYRSAVTDTERQTRGMVIAHEMAHMWFGDLVTLAWWDDIWLNESFAEYMGYQTLAEATRFTDTWVDFGVARKGWGYDADQRPSTHPVAPDPAAVPDTASAMLNFDGISYAKGASALRQLVAWLGEKDFLAGINTHFARHRFANATLADFIDNLASATDRDVHAWADQWLRTTGVDTLTPHVDEADTTWSLAVDHHGTRPHRITVGTYDHTIDTQSGPDRLVLRDRFDIGIPQESATEENATQDGAVTRPGRRPALVVLNDNDLTYAKIRLDPDSWRTVLDSLSGIPDALTRAVVWNAARDMVRDGELAPATYLETARTHLPHETDLALLQGVLAFADTQVAARYVTPEDRPAALATLTALTRDLIRRTEDGSHPGLRLTAVRHFIAAATQPDTIHGWLTDGTVPGGPELDPELRWRILTRLAVLGATDETAIAAALEADPSATGQEGAARCRAALPTPEAKAAAWNAMFGDDTLSNYLFTATAQGFWQPEQTDLVTSYVPRYYPDATALAVRRGPAIAEAAGRYAFPAYAVDTDSLRLGEQALTDRALIPALHRKLADQIDDLRRALTVRTAH